The genomic window TAAAGTTGGCTTTCTGTGTTTTCGAAAGTTTATCAATTCCGATATACAGATTGTATTCACCTTCTCTTCCCAAGCCGCTTTGTTTGTAGATTTCCAGTTCTTTTATTTTATTTTTTTTCTGAAATTGGCTTACAAAATCCATTACCGGCTTATCAGACGGGGTACCGCAGCAGATACTTGCGTAGCCGATCTGCAGATAGTTTTCACTCTTCTGTGCAAAGAAGAATGTACTTAAAAATAATCCTAGTGCGAATAATATTTTTTTCATTTTAAATTGGTTTTAAAAATAAGGTTAATATTTTATTTATTAAAATAATCCCAGACCGTCTTTGAAATGTCTGAAATCATTTTACAGTTTACAGCATCCGTTTCCGTTGAATTACTGACAAATACAGCTAATGCATAATGCTTGCCATTTGGCAAAGTAATGATCGCGATTTCGTTTTCTGCGCCCGTTAATCCGTCTTTATTCTTTCCGGAAGCTCCCGTTTTTCTTGCCACCACTGTGTTTTTTGGAAGTTGCTCTACTATTTTGTTTAATCCGGTGGATGTTGAAATCATTATTTTCATCAGATAATCTGTAGATTTTTTGGAAAGCAGTTTACCGTCATAGAATTTCTTCAAAGTCTGAACGGCAGAAGCAGTCGTGCTGTAATTTTGATATTGGGTATTCCAGTCCTTGTGCATTTCTTCTTCATTATATTTGATTTGGAAGCCTTTTATGCCCTTAGAATCGATGAATTTTTGAACAGTCTGAGTTCCTCCGATTAATTTTAAAAGAATGTCACAGCCATTGTTATCGCTTTTGGCAACTGTAAATTCAATGATTTCGCTTAAAGGAACTTCAACGCCTCCGTTTGGATATTTATCCCGAAGTGGCGACCAAGTATTTTCTAATAAATTGGATTTATCAAGTACAATTTTCTGATCTAATGAAAGTTTTCCTTTATCCACAAAATCCAGAACTGCAGCGGCAATATGGAATTTAAAAACACTCTGCATCGGAAGTTTTTTGTCTCCGTTTTTATTGTAGATAAAGCCATTTTCAAAGCCTAAAACCGAAACACCGACGGTCGCTTTTTTGTTTTTAATAATGGAACTGATTTTTTGATCTAAAGCTGATTTTTGGGCAAATGTAAATGCGGAAATCAAAAGAAGGAATAATCCTATTTTTTTCATAATATTTGGGTTTAAAAAATCCCTCTGAAACAGAAGGATTATGATTAATTTTAAAATTTTTGATCTATCTGATACCGCTAATGCCTGCAATCATTGCACCAAAAATGGCCAAAATGTAAAGTCCGAAAACAATAATAGTAAGAATTCCTATAAATTTGTAATGAGACTTCAAATATTCAAATGCTTTTGTAAGTTCTGCCTGATTATTTGAACGTAAAGCAGACTTCATATTGGAAGAAAATTTGTAAAGATAATTGACTGGAAAAAAATAAAGAGCCGCAAACGCCAGATAAATAAGCGAAAACAGCAGGCCTCCCCCCATCGGCATTATGCTTTTGTAGGAGCTCATCGATGCACCCACTGTCATCATAAACAATGCTGCAATTACCATAAACCCTATTCCAATATATCCCAGAATTGCTAAAAATGTCGTCCATCTTGCCGCTTCTGTGAGGAAGAGCTTTCCTGCGTTGTCGATTCTTAATTCATCAAATTGTTCAAAAGGAGATTGTGTTTCCATGTAATTATTATTTTTTGGCAAAATAATTAAAATTATTTGAACTGTGCTTTGTATTAATGAAATATTTTTTCGGTGAGTTTTACCCTTTATTTTATTTCAAAATAATTCAGATTTACACCATCATTTTCAAAGATAATTCTGATTTTATTTTCGCCTTTTTTAAGGTTAATTGCTTTTACGGAAGCTGTTTTCCAGGTTTCATTTCCTCCTGTTGAGCTTAATGAAACGCTTGCCAATTGTTTTCCGGAAGCATCTTCAATCCTGATTTTTGCATCGTTGTTACTTGCATATCTGATGTCAAAAGTATAGGCTTTATCGGCTTTTGCATTGAAAGTGTACTGAAGCCATTCTCCGGTTTCCGTTTTCCCTATATAATATTGATTGTCTTTCGATTTGTAAATATCAACACCATCATTTCTCAGTTGATTTCCGGAATTCCATTCAGATCTTTTTGCAGGATCACTCACCCAAAGATTGATGAAATCTTTATCGAGATAAGCAGAGCCCATTTTACCTAAATCATAATCTGTAGCGAAAATTTTTCCGGGAGCCTGAAGGTTTTTAAATGGTTTTGTAGAACCGTCGGTCGTCTGTCGGAACATCGCATCAATAATATCATTTTTGATTTCAACATTACTGAATTTATAATTTTCGGCAATTTGCATTAATGTTTTCTTAGCAAATTCTTTTGAAGGTTTTTCACCACCATTTTTCCAATAATCTAATAATTTCTGGTATTCAGGCGTGATTTTCACGTTGGTAATTCCGGCAATATTGTCGATTTTTTTCATTGGCCAGAATGCATAGCCGATGTTGTGCTTATCTAAAAGCTGAATCAGTTCCGTAAACCAAACATTCGAGTTTTCTCCGGTTTCTCCCAACCAGATCGGGATATTGTGTTTTTCCCTTAAATCAAGGGCAAATTTCAAGGTTGCATCATCATTATAGTTCCAGTATTTATGAAAACTGAACACCAGATTGTTGTCCCAGAGCGGTGTTAACCCATTGTAATTGTTGCCCCAACCGTTTCCTTCGATGATGATGATGTGTTTTTTGTCAACCTGACGAATCGCGTCAGTAATATCTTTCTGTAACTTCCAAAGCGGAGCATTTGACATTTCATCCGTTCCGTTCGGGTTTTTCCCTGTGAAATTGATGTTCGGTTCGTTGATCAAATCATAACCTCCGATCCACGGCTCATTTTTATATCTTTCTGCCAACTTTTTCCAAAGGGCAATCGTTTTTTTCTGATTGTCTTCACTTTCCCACAGCGATGGTTTCGATTTGTCGTTATCAGAAATATTCACATCGTTTCCCTGTCCGCCGGGAGCAGCGTGGAGATCCAGAATTAGGTACATTTTATTGTCTGCACACCACTTCAGAAGATCATCTGTCATTTTGAAACCTTCTTCCAGCCAGGTGTTTTGTCCTTTTACCGGCTCTTTTTCAATGGGTAAAGTATACAGATTATAGTGCATCGGAAGCCTGATCGAGTTGAATCCGGCTTTCTTCAAAAAATCAATATCCTGTTTTGTAATGCCGTTTTTTAGGTAAGCTTTGTAAAATTCATTCATTCCGTCTTCCCCGATGAGCTCTGCAATTTTCTGTTTAATTTTATATTGCGGACCGGCAAAATCGGCGGTTTTCAACATATATCCTTCCTGCAACATCCATCCTCCCAACCCGAGACCTCTCAACTGGATATTTTCACCTTTATCATTAACGATTTTTTGACCATTTGTTTTTAAAAGCTGTGATGTCCCAAATTGAGACAATAAAAAAGCGGATAGTAGGATGGCTCTTTTCATAGTTGTTTTAATTTAAAATATTAGGAGATTTGTTTTTAAGAATTATTGTTTACGTAATGACAAATATATTTAAAAATTATTGAATAAAAATTAAATACGAATGAAATCAAAAAGATTTTATTTAAATTAAAAACAAAGATCAGGTTTATTTAATCTTAATCATTGAATTAGTTTAAAATTTTTTTGGAGCTTATCCCGCAAAAGGACGTCATTGTATGAGGGGGTAGGGTTTTACTCATTTCTTTCAAACGCGTAAAATCTGCATAAAGTTTGTCATCCTATCAAGGATCTAAACATAGTAGTAGAAAAATGAATGAAAAAATTTAGGTCTTAATCCTTAGCAGGATGAGAAACTTAGTGTAAATAAATTGAATGTACATAAGTTTTGGCTAAAGCCAATAGAAATTAATCCATAAAAAAAAACGGGCTAAAGCCCGTTCCTATTGATATAAAGCTAGTTCTTATTGTTTTAAAAATTCGTGTAATTCGTGAAAAATTCGTGAAATTTGCGCTACATCAAGAAATCAATTTCATAATCTCCAAAGCCACTTTCAACGCTTCCGTACCGTCTTCGATGGAAACTTCCACGTGTTTATCTTCGGTAATGGAATCCGCGAAAGAATTCAACTCATCCAAAATCGCATTATTCGGCTGAATATTAGGATATTCAAATAAAATCTGATTTTTTTCCCCTTCTGCATTCTCAATGATCATATCAAATGGAGTAGGGTTTTCTGGAGCATCTTTCATACGGATAACTTCCGCTTTTTTCCCAAGGAAATCAACAGAAATATAAGCATCTTTCTGGAAGAAACGGCTCTTTCTCATCGCTTTCATCGAAATTCTCGAAGTGGTAAGATTGGCAACACATCCGTTTTCGAATTCAATTCGGGCATTGGAAATATCAGGAGTTTTACTTACTACACAAACGCCGCTTGCATGAATATTTTTAACTTTAGATTTGACAATACTTAATAAAATATCCAAATCATGAATCATTAAATCCAATACAACAGAAACATCCGTTCCGCGAGGATTAAATTCAGCCAGCCTGTGGATCTCAATAAACATCGGATTGTTGATAAACTCTTTGGTAGCAATAAAGGCAGGATTATACCTTTCAACATGTCCTACCTGTGCTTTGATGCCGTTTTCCTGGCATTTGCGAAGGATTTCTTCTGCCTGTTCGAGCGTTTGGGTTACCGGTTTTTCAATGAAAAAATGAAGCCCTTTTTCAATGGCTTTTAAGGCATAATCGTAGTGGTAAATTGTCGGCGTGACAATATCCAGCATGTCGATCTGATCAAGCAATTCATCAAAATTTTCAAAATATTTATATCCGAATTCGGCTTCCAGTTTTTTCCCGTTTTCCACATCCTTATCGTGAAAACCTACAAATTCATATTTATCTGACTGATTTAGAAGTCTCAAATGTATCTTTCCCAAATGTCCGGCACCTACCAAACCTGCTTTTAACATAGCTGTATTAAATTTTTGTAAATATAATAATTTGTAGCTGGTTGATGGTCGGAAGTTGCCGGAAATTTAGAAAACAGACCGCGAACTACTTCCAACAAACAACAAAAATTCTTATTTTTGTCTCATGCATGATTCGTTTGTACACAAGGGAAAAAGAAAGATTTTGGTTGATTATCTTCGAAACCGGATCGGAATTTCAGACGAAAATGTTCTTTCAGCAATGAATGAAGTTCCGAGACATCTCTTTATCGAAAGTATTTTTGAGGATTTTGCCTATGAAGACCGGGCTTTTCCGATTTTAGCGCATCAGACGATTTCGCATCCTTCGACAGTGGCGGAACAATCTGAGCTTCTTCAGGTGAAAGCAGGGGAAAAAGT from Chryseobacterium wanjuense includes these protein-coding regions:
- the bla-A gene encoding CGA/CIA family class A beta-lactamase, whose protein sequence is MKKIGLFLLLISAFTFAQKSALDQKISSIIKNKKATVGVSVLGFENGFIYNKNGDKKLPMQSVFKFHIAAAVLDFVDKGKLSLDQKIVLDKSNLLENTWSPLRDKYPNGGVEVPLSEIIEFTVAKSDNNGCDILLKLIGGTQTVQKFIDSKGIKGFQIKYNEEEMHKDWNTQYQNYSTTASAVQTLKKFYDGKLLSKKSTDYLMKIMISTSTGLNKIVEQLPKNTVVARKTGASGKNKDGLTGAENEIAIITLPNGKHYALAVFVSNSTETDAVNCKMISDISKTVWDYFNK
- a CDS encoding Gfo/Idh/MocA family protein, encoding MLKAGLVGAGHLGKIHLRLLNQSDKYEFVGFHDKDVENGKKLEAEFGYKYFENFDELLDQIDMLDIVTPTIYHYDYALKAIEKGLHFFIEKPVTQTLEQAEEILRKCQENGIKAQVGHVERYNPAFIATKEFINNPMFIEIHRLAEFNPRGTDVSVVLDLMIHDLDILLSIVKSKVKNIHASGVCVVSKTPDISNARIEFENGCVANLTTSRISMKAMRKSRFFQKDAYISVDFLGKKAEVIRMKDAPENPTPFDMIIENAEGEKNQILFEYPNIQPNNAILDELNSFADSITEDKHVEVSIEDGTEALKVALEIMKLIS
- a CDS encoding cellulase family glycosylhydrolase; this encodes MKRAILLSAFLLSQFGTSQLLKTNGQKIVNDKGENIQLRGLGLGGWMLQEGYMLKTADFAGPQYKIKQKIAELIGEDGMNEFYKAYLKNGITKQDIDFLKKAGFNSIRLPMHYNLYTLPIEKEPVKGQNTWLEEGFKMTDDLLKWCADNKMYLILDLHAAPGGQGNDVNISDNDKSKPSLWESEDNQKKTIALWKKLAERYKNEPWIGGYDLINEPNINFTGKNPNGTDEMSNAPLWKLQKDITDAIRQVDKKHIIIIEGNGWGNNYNGLTPLWDNNLVFSFHKYWNYNDDATLKFALDLREKHNIPIWLGETGENSNVWFTELIQLLDKHNIGYAFWPMKKIDNIAGITNVKITPEYQKLLDYWKNGGEKPSKEFAKKTLMQIAENYKFSNVEIKNDIIDAMFRQTTDGSTKPFKNLQAPGKIFATDYDLGKMGSAYLDKDFINLWVSDPAKRSEWNSGNQLRNDGVDIYKSKDNQYYIGKTETGEWLQYTFNAKADKAYTFDIRYASNNDAKIRIEDASGKQLASVSLSSTGGNETWKTASVKAINLKKGENKIRIIFENDGVNLNYFEIK
- a CDS encoding DUF5362 family protein; this encodes METQSPFEQFDELRIDNAGKLFLTEAARWTTFLAILGYIGIGFMVIAALFMMTVGASMSSYKSIMPMGGGLLFSLIYLAFAALYFFPVNYLYKFSSNMKSALRSNNQAELTKAFEYLKSHYKFIGILTIIVFGLYILAIFGAMIAGISGIR